One Nanoarchaeota archaeon genomic window carries:
- a CDS encoding Fic family protein yields the protein MAALTKYDVLLYLSQMEAPEKSELIRFLKGNILFENVSERAISKKLSELKEDGFVIGAKINTENPKVSDCMAFLYWAKLREKDYRALLDEKSVLIFKTLFERGSLELKDLMAKTGLSKPTLFKYIKVLDESGFLSTLKKKPMLLKANLTDLTFFYAQFLDMSFKAFERQFDTSTIPQIHSKKLVSATISLHVHSTTVTEGNTATEDDVERVFGDFPVKLTPREVTEILNARSAINELFLLLDNADNKIKKLRVMKIKDFQAFDPNEFGEWLKMSEDERDDFLICKKDVNIEDIKQMHRIMMTNILERPGEFYYGTKRIAGFNTKLPSSKLEIDFSMAALINFTKKPLNPVVLASIAHFVFASIHPFADGNGRMARLLHSWILLKAGFPLFVFDPKKRNEYFGFLEAGRSGSIDGFINFCIIEHKNSLEKIMKK from the coding sequence ATGGCTGCATTAACAAAATACGACGTGCTTCTTTATCTGTCGCAGATGGAGGCGCCGGAAAAAAGCGAATTAATCCGGTTTTTGAAAGGAAACATTTTATTCGAGAACGTTTCGGAGCGCGCGATTTCCAAAAAACTTAGCGAGCTTAAGGAAGATGGCTTTGTAATTGGCGCAAAAATAAACACCGAAAATCCAAAGGTGTCTGATTGCATGGCTTTTTTATATTGGGCAAAACTGAGAGAAAAAGACTACCGCGCGCTGCTTGATGAAAAATCCGTGCTAATATTCAAAACGCTTTTTGAACGCGGCTCTTTGGAACTGAAAGATTTGATGGCCAAAACAGGGCTTTCGAAACCAACGCTGTTTAAATACATCAAAGTATTGGATGAAAGCGGATTTCTATCCACCCTAAAAAAGAAGCCGATGCTGCTTAAGGCAAATCTTACTGACTTGACATTTTTCTACGCGCAATTTCTGGACATGTCTTTTAAGGCGTTTGAGCGGCAATTCGACACATCAACTATTCCACAGATACATTCAAAGAAGCTTGTAAGCGCCACAATAAGCCTTCATGTGCATTCTACCACAGTAACAGAAGGAAATACTGCAACAGAAGATGATGTGGAGCGGGTTTTTGGCGACTTTCCTGTAAAATTGACGCCGCGGGAAGTAACTGAAATATTGAATGCAAGAAGCGCGATAAATGAGCTTTTTTTATTGCTGGATAACGCAGACAATAAAATAAAAAAGCTTCGAGTCATGAAAATCAAAGATTTTCAAGCTTTCGATCCCAATGAATTTGGTGAATGGCTCAAAATGAGCGAAGACGAACGAGATGATTTCTTAATCTGCAAAAAAGATGTTAATATAGAAGATATTAAGCAGATGCACCGGATAATGATGACGAATATTCTTGAGCGTCCCGGTGAGTTTTACTACGGAACCAAAAGAATTGCGGGCTTCAATACAAAACTGCCGTCATCAAAACTGGAAATTGATTTTAGCATGGCTGCGCTCATAAATTTTACGAAGAAACCGTTAAATCCTGTTGTCCTTGCATCAATTGCGCATTTTGTTTTTGCAAGCATACATCCCTTTGCCGACGGAAACGGCAGGATGGCGCGATTGCTCCATTCATGGATTCTATTAAAAGCCGGATTTCCTTTGTTTGTTTTTGACCCTAAAAAAAGAAACGAATACTTCGGATTTCTTGAAGCCGGAAGAAGCGGAAGCATTGACGGATTCATAAATTTTTGCATAATTGAGCACAAAAATTCGCTAGAAAAGATAATGAAAAAATAG